The following proteins are co-located in the Deinococcus betulae genome:
- a CDS encoding transglycosylase domain-containing protein yields the protein MIYIVRFLKFLTSLVLAALVAGVGVAATYAVKWNRELPDYRELDNLTRSLGAETRVYARDNTPLGTLIPKVGDQAISRTIVNLNEISPFMVAALISSEDRRFFEHYGLDPYGIGRQFQRLARGDNVQGGSTLTNQLIKNTLLLEEYQQARSPDRKFKEWMLSVQVERSFTKEEILQNYLNAIYWGDGGPVELYGIYSAAQAYFRTTPAALTLAQSAYLTVLVPSPGRFYPNYKTVRPQMKILLARMVQDGWITQTQMDAAWREPVQPRGWKVLYDAGGNITSARLVDASQKELKAVTSTRAPHFVHQVEQELVRRFGREKVYGSGGLRVYTTLDPKVQNAVETASRETTYLPPGATLAATILNPYTGEVLGMIGQKLRGTEPPDDWNNAAQGQRQIGSTIKPLLYTTALSTGLSQAHREEDRPITFPCTGCKNGVYAPQNFEGATTYRDMTIREALDRSLNLVTVRLADRIGLQTFFGKLRELGLQTNDGTGLAAALGAVETTPVKMAAAYAPFVNGGLYRAPRYVTRVTNARGEVLYDAGSEPVRPARVWTPQIAWLGLDMIRGVVGDMSEAQGGLATRARFGEWPVAGKTGTSNFVKDLWFVGTTPLYTGAAWVGRQQGGANPDYYYSGYVAAPIWRRMMELAHEGQAVRQFSEPPGIQYVEAPDQQFLPNVQMAVLDPSFQGAANTDVQEDAPPPVQFRETSYASYDDPNTVLVSLDRVTNRLATEFTPPENIVQRRVEFQALPAYAPDPAPAPLKDETPDPAALKAAQPQGTSPQGAPATP from the coding sequence GTGATTTATATTGTCCGTTTCCTGAAATTCCTCACCTCGCTGGTGCTGGCGGCCCTGGTCGCTGGGGTTGGCGTGGCCGCCACCTACGCGGTCAAGTGGAACCGCGAACTGCCCGACTACCGTGAACTCGATAACCTCACGCGCTCGCTGGGCGCTGAAACCCGCGTGTATGCCCGCGACAACACGCCGCTGGGCACCCTGATTCCCAAGGTGGGCGACCAGGCCATCAGCCGCACGATTGTCAACCTGAATGAAATCAGCCCGTTCATGGTGGCCGCGCTAATTTCCAGCGAGGACCGCCGCTTTTTCGAGCATTACGGCCTGGACCCCTACGGCATTGGGCGGCAGTTTCAGCGCCTGGCGCGTGGGGACAATGTTCAGGGCGGCTCCACGCTGACCAACCAGCTGATCAAAAACACCTTGCTGCTTGAGGAATACCAGCAGGCGCGCAGCCCAGACCGCAAGTTCAAGGAATGGATGCTGAGCGTGCAGGTCGAGCGCTCCTTTACCAAAGAAGAGATTCTTCAGAACTACCTGAACGCCATTTACTGGGGCGACGGCGGGCCAGTGGAGCTGTACGGCATCTACTCGGCCGCGCAGGCCTATTTCAGAACCACGCCCGCCGCCTTGACGCTGGCGCAGAGCGCGTACCTGACGGTGCTGGTTCCCAGCCCTGGGCGCTTTTACCCCAACTACAAGACCGTGCGCCCACAGATGAAGATCCTGCTGGCGCGCATGGTGCAAGACGGCTGGATTACCCAGACCCAGATGGACGCCGCGTGGCGCGAACCGGTGCAGCCCAGAGGCTGGAAGGTGCTGTACGACGCTGGAGGCAACATCACCAGCGCCCGGCTGGTGGACGCCAGCCAGAAAGAACTGAAGGCCGTGACCAGCACGCGCGCCCCGCACTTTGTGCATCAGGTCGAGCAGGAACTGGTGCGCCGCTTTGGCCGCGAAAAGGTGTACGGCTCGGGGGGCCTGCGGGTCTACACCACCCTGGACCCCAAGGTGCAAAACGCCGTGGAAACCGCCAGCCGCGAAACCACCTACCTGCCGCCCGGCGCCACGCTGGCGGCCACCATCCTGAACCCGTATACCGGCGAGGTGCTGGGCATGATTGGCCAGAAGCTGCGCGGCACCGAGCCGCCAGACGACTGGAACAACGCCGCGCAGGGCCAGCGCCAGATTGGGTCGACCATCAAGCCGCTGCTGTACACCACCGCGCTGTCCACCGGCCTGAGCCAGGCCCACCGCGAGGAAGACCGCCCCATTACCTTCCCCTGCACAGGCTGTAAGAACGGCGTCTATGCGCCGCAGAATTTTGAGGGGGCGACCACCTACCGCGACATGACCATTCGTGAGGCGCTGGACCGCTCGCTGAATCTGGTCACGGTGCGCCTGGCTGACCGCATTGGCCTGCAAACCTTTTTCGGCAAGCTGCGCGAGCTGGGGCTGCAAACCAACGACGGCACCGGCCTGGCCGCCGCGCTGGGCGCTGTGGAAACCACGCCCGTCAAGATGGCGGCGGCCTACGCCCCCTTTGTCAACGGCGGCCTGTACCGCGCGCCGCGCTACGTCACGCGCGTGACGAATGCGCGCGGCGAGGTACTGTACGACGCTGGTAGCGAACCTGTGCGCCCGGCGCGCGTCTGGACCCCGCAGATTGCCTGGCTGGGCCTGGACATGATTCGCGGTGTGGTGGGCGACATGAGCGAGGCTCAGGGTGGCCTGGCGACCCGCGCCCGGTTTGGCGAGTGGCCCGTGGCCGGCAAGACCGGCACCAGCAACTTCGTGAAGGACCTGTGGTTTGTGGGCACCACGCCGCTGTACACCGGCGCCGCCTGGGTGGGCCGGCAGCAGGGCGGTGCCAACCCCGATTACTACTACTCGGGCTATGTGGCGGCCCCCATCTGGCGCCGCATGATGGAACTGGCCCACGAGGGCCAGGCGGTGCGGCAGTTCAGCGAGCCGCCAGGCATTCAGTATGTCGAGGCGCCGGACCAGCAGTTTCTGCCAAATGTGCAGATGGCCGTGCTCGACCCGAGTTTCCAGGGGGCGGCGAACACCGATGTGCAGGAGGACGCTCCTCCACCTGTGCAGTTCCGCGAAACCAGTTACGCTTCCTATGACGACCCGAACACCGTACTGGTCAGTCTGGACCGCGTGACCAACCGCCTGGCGACCGAATTCACGCCGCCCGAAAATATCGTGCAGCGGCGCGTGGAGTTTCAGGCGCTGCCGGCCTACGCCCCGGACCCCGCGCCAGCCCCGCTGAAAGATGAAACCCCTGACCCGGCCGCCCTGAAGGCCGCTCAGCCGCAGGGCACCTCACCGCAGGGCGCCCCAGCCACACCGTAA
- a CDS encoding penicillin-binding protein — translation MRLRRAPLLTLLLTLGVSAADARVRLGESLPAHPWTAAEREVVVVYSHDCGDLGDLWDAVLASGLPVRAVNAEGIQTPAPAGLRAWDGEAATAFARKLRVGAYPTVLLVQGGRILNAWEGTFTGQLE, via the coding sequence ATGCGACTGCGCCGCGCGCCTCTGCTGACCTTACTGCTGACCCTGGGGGTGTCGGCCGCCGACGCCCGTGTTCGCCTGGGCGAGAGCCTGCCTGCCCACCCCTGGACCGCCGCCGAGCGCGAGGTGGTGGTCGTCTACAGCCACGACTGCGGCGACCTGGGTGACCTGTGGGACGCGGTGCTGGCGTCGGGACTGCCGGTGCGGGCCGTCAACGCCGAGGGAATACAGACCCCGGCGCCCGCCGGCCTGCGCGCCTGGGACGGCGAGGCCGCCACCGCCTTTGCCCGCAAACTGCGGGTGGGCGCCTATCCCACAGTGCTGCTGGTGCAGGGTGGCCGCATCCTGAACGCCTGGGAAGGCACCTTCACCGGCCAGCTGGAATAG